A window of Salmo trutta chromosome 31, fSalTru1.1, whole genome shotgun sequence contains these coding sequences:
- the LOC115170248 gene encoding tripartite motif-containing protein 29, which translates to MAQAGLFLDQDQFNCSVCLDVLRNPVTIPCGHSYCSVCIKGYWDQDDFLGVYCCPQCRQSFNPRPVLGRNTMLAEVVDKFKKTGLQAVPPPQSYAGPEDVECDVCTGRKNRAVKSCLVCLASYCDTHLLPHYESAPFKKHKLVQASKKLQETICPQHDKLLEVYCRTDQRCICYLCMTADHKGHDTVLVDAEIQQKQSQLGELRRRSQQRIQEREKDVEELRQAISSLTRSARSALEDTERVFTELIRSMELKRFEVRELIKAQEKTAVSQAEGLLAKLEQEMSEMRRRDAELEQLSHTEDHIFFLQSCQSLSSSPVIGGLPAVTFDPNFTFNMVMSSVADFRGLLEEVCQGSFISIYEKVREVSIVESPEPSSCFQTDPTQQTAFVAPPPALAAVEQTPSGGGLNPFLSPGAAVPTFGGFAFSPFGSKLSSSSGSRQRMMQRKSHPRRKL; encoded by the exons ATGGCTCAAGCTGGACTCTTCCTCGACCAAGACCAATTCAACTGTTCCGTATGTCTGGATGTGCTGCGGAATCCGGTGACCATCCCGTGTGGACACAGCTACTGTTCGGTCTGTATTAAAGGTTACTGGGACCAGGACGATTTCCTGGGGGTTTACTGCTGTCCCCAGTGCCGCCAGAGCTTCAACCCGAGGCCTGTACTGGGCAGAAACACCATGTTAGCCGAGGTGGTAGATAAATTCAAGAAGACAGGACTTCAAGCTGTTCCCCCGCCGCAGAGCTACGCCGGACCGGAGGACGTGGAATGTGACGTGTGCACCGGGAGGAAGAACCGAGCCGTGAAGTCTTGTCTGGTGTGTCTGGCATCTTACTGCGATACTCACCTCTTGCCTCATTACGAATCAGCTCCGTTTAAGAAACACAAGCTGGTCCAGGCCTCTAAGAAACTACAGGAGACGATCTGTCCCCAGCACGACAAGCTGCTGGAGGTGTACTGTCGGACGGACCAGCGCTGTATATGTTACCTGTGTATGACGGCGGACCATAAGGGCCACGACACCGTCCTGGTGGACGCGGAGATCCAGCAGAAACAG AGCCAGCTCGGGGAGCTGAGGAGGAGGTCTCAGCAGaggatccaggagagagagaaggacgtgGAGGAGCTGAGACAGGCCATCAGCTCTCTAACG CGTTCAGCGCGGTCGGCCTTGGAGGACACTGAGAGGGTTTTTACAGAGCTCATCCGCTCCATGGAGCTGAAGAGGTTTGAGGTGAGGGAGTTGATCAAAGCCCAAGAGAAGACTGCCGTCAGCCAAGCTGAAGGACTGCTGGCCAAACTGGAACAGGAGATGTctgagatgaggaggagagatgcTGAGCTGGAGCAGCTTTCACACACTGAGGACCACATCTTCTTCTTACAG aGCTGTCAGTCTCTGAGCTCCTCTCCTGTGATTGGAGGCCTGCCAGCTGTGACCTTCGACCCCAACTTCACCTTTAACATGGTGATGTCATCGGTAGCTGACTTCAGAGGGCTCCTGGAGGAGGTGTGTCAAGGCAGCTTCATCAGCATCTACGAGAAAG TGAGAGAGGTGTCTATAGTAGAGTCACCAGAACCTTCCAGCTGCTTCCAGACTGATCCAACACAACAAACAGCGT ttgtggctcctcctccagctctGGCTGCAGTAGAGCAGACCCCCAGCGGTGGGGGTCTCAACCCGTTCCTCAGCCCCGGAGCTGCGGTCCCCACATTCGGGGGCTTCGCGTTCTCACCCTTCG GATCCAAGCTCTCCTCCTCCAGCGGCTCTAGACAGAGAATGATGCAGAGGAAGTCACACCCACGCAGGAAGCTGTAA